One genomic window of Glycine soja cultivar W05 chromosome 9, ASM419377v2, whole genome shotgun sequence includes the following:
- the LOC114367890 gene encoding eukaryotic initiation factor 4A-3-like: MATTSVVPANRRRAAANPAEDMDFETTEGVKAIASFEEMGIKDDLLRGIYQYGFEKPSAIQQRAVTPIIQGRDVIAQAQSGTGKTSMIALTVCQVVDTSVREVQALILSPTRELASQTEKVILAIGDFINIQAHACVGGKSVGEDIRKLEYGVHVVSGTPGRVCDMIKRRTLRTRAIKMLVLDESDEMLSRGFKDQIYDVYRYLPPDLQVCLISATLPHEILEMTNKFMTDPVRILVKRDELTLEGIKQFFVAVEREEWKFDTLCDLYDTLTITQAVIFCNTKRKVDWLTEKMRNNNFTVSSMHGDMPQKERDAIMGEFRAGTTRVLITTDVWARGLDVQQVSLVINYDLPNNRELYIHRIGRSGRFGRKGVAINFVKSDDIKILRDIEQYYSTQIDEMPMNVADLI; this comes from the exons ATGGCGACGACGTCGGTGGTGCCGGCGAATCGGCGGCGTGCGGCGGCGAACCCCGCCGAGGATATGGACTTCGAGACGACGGAGGGCGTGAAGGCCATCGCGAGCTTCGAGGAGATGGGGATCAAGGACGATCTGCTCCGCGGAATCTACCAGTACGGCTTCGAGAAGCCCTCAGCCATTCAGCAGCGGGCCGTGACTCCGATCATTCAGGGCCGTGACGTCATCGCCCAGGCCCAATCCGGAACGGGCAAAACCTCCATGATTGCTCTCACCGTTTGCCAGGTCGTCGATACCTCTGTCAGAGA GGTTCAGGCTTTAATATTGTCACCAACGAGGGAACTGGCCTCGCAAACTGAGAAGGTTATATTGGCTATTGGGGATTTCATCAATATACAAGCTCATGCATGCGTTGGAGGTAAAAGTGTGGGAGAAGACATAAGGAAACTTGAGTATGGAGTTCATGTGGTGTCTGGAACTCCTGGCCGAGTTTGTGACATGATCAAAAGGAGAACATTACGCACAAGGGCTATCAAGATGCTAGTTCTT gATGAATCTGATGAAATGTTGAGCAGAGGGTTTAAAGATCAAATTTATGATGTGTATAGATATCTCCCACCTGACCTTCAG GTTTGTTTGATTTCTGCTACCCTTCCTCATGAAATACTGGAGATGACAAACAAGTTCATGACAGATCCTGTAAGGATCCTTGTAAAACGTGATGAATTGACATTGGAG GGCATCAAGCAATTTTTTGTTGCGGTCGAAAGGGAGGAATGGAAGTTTGATACCCTGTGTGATCTTTATGATACCCTCACTATCACTCAAGCTGTTATATTCTGTAATACTAAGCGAAAG GTGGACTGGTTAACTGAAAAAATGCGTAACAACAATTTCACTGTCTCATCAATGCACGGTGACATGCCTCAGAAAGAAAGAGATGCTATTATGGGAGAATTTCGTGCTGGAACAACCCGTGTGCTAATAACAACTGACGTTTGGGCCCGTGGTCTTGATGTACAGCAG GTTTCTCTAGTTATCAATTATGACCTTCCCAATAATCGTGAGCTTTACATTCATCGAATTGGTCGCTCTGGACGTTTTGGACGAAAG GGTGTTGcaataaattttgtgaagagTGATGACATCAAGATCTTGAGAGACATTGAACAATACTACAGTACTCAGATTGATGAAATGCCAATGAATGTTGCTGATCTTATATAA
- the LOC114367518 gene encoding ATP-dependent zinc metalloprotease FTSH 2, chloroplastic-like, translated as MAAPLACVVGSGLSIQSNKIGKDVNGRYLFSYHRLSVLSKESKTICIKASLDQRKHEGRRGFLKLLNVGVGLPVLLGGGKAYADEQGPSSSRMSYSRFLEYLDKGRVKKVDLFENGTTAVVEAVSPELGNRVQRVRVQLPGLSQELLQKFREKNIDFAAHNGQEETGSPLANLIGNLAFPLILIGGLFLLSRRSSGGMGGPGGGFPLAFGQSKAKFQMEPNTGVTFDDVAGVDEAKQDFMEVVEFLKKPERFTAVGARIPKGVLLVGPPGTGKTLLAKAIAGEAGVPFFSISGSEFVEMFVGVGASRVRDLFRKAKENAPCIVFVDEIDAVGRQRGTGIGGGNDEREQTLNQLLTEMDGFEGNTGIIVIAATNRVDILDSALLRPGRFDRQVTVDVPDIRGRTEILKVHGSNKKFEADVSLEVIAMRTPGFSGADLANLLNEAAILAGRRGKTAISSKEIDDSIDRIVAGMEGTVMTDGKSKSLVAYHEVGHAICGTLTPGHDPVQKVTLVPRGQARGLTWFIPADDPTLISKQQLFARIVGGLGGRAAEEVIFGESEVTTGAVGDLQQITSLAKQMVTTFGMSDIGPWSLVDSSAQSDVIMRMMARNSMSEKLAEDIDAAVKRLSDEAYEIALSQIRSNREAIDKIVEVLLETETMSGDEFRALLSEFVEIPAENRVPPSTPSPVAV; from the exons ATGGCAGCACCATTGGCATGTGTTGTTGGGAGTGGTTTATCCATACAGAGTAATAAAATTGGCAAGGACGTCAATGGAAGATATCTCTTCTCATATCATAGGCTTTCAGTACTGAGTAAGGAGTCAAAGACAATATGCATAAAGGCTTCCTTGGATCAAAGGAAGCATGAAGGTAGAAGAGGATTTCTGAAATTGTTGAATGTGGGAGTTGGCTTACCTGTATTATTAGGAGGTGGGAAAGCTTATGCTGATGAACAAGGACCTTCCTCCTCCAGAATGTCTTATTCTAGATTTCTTGAGTATTTGGATAAGGGTAGAGTTAAAAAAGTGGATCTGTTTGAGAATGGAACCACGGCTGTTGTGGAGGCTGTTTCTCCTGAGTTGGGTAATAGGGTGCAGCGAGTGCGTGTTCAACTTCCTGGACTTAGCCAAGAGCTTCTTCAGAAATTCAGGGAAAAGAACATTGATTTTGCAGCTCATAATGGCCAAGAAGAGACAGGTTCTCCATTAGCTAACCTGATTGGGAACCTGGCTTTCCCTCTGATTTTGATTGGAGGATTGTTCCTTCTCTCGAGACGATCGTCAGGAGGGATGGGAGGTCCCGGTGGGGGCTTTCCTCTTGCTTTTGGTCAATCTAAAGCCAAGTTTCAAATGGAGCCCAATACTGGAGTGACATTTGATGATGTTGCTGGAGTGGATGAAGCCAAGCAGGATTTTATGGAGGTGGTGGAATTTCTGAAGAAGCCTGAGAGATTCACTGCTGTTGGGGCTCGCATACCAAAAGGTGTTCTTCTTGTTGGCCCTCCTGGAACTGGGAAGACACTTTTAGCAAAGGCTATTGCAGGTGAAGCAGGTGTCCCATTTTTCTCAATCTCAGGTTCTGAGTTTGTAGAGATGTTTGTTGGTGTTGGTGCTTCTCGAGTCCGTGATTTATTCAGGAAGGCCAAAGAGAATGCTCCATGCATTGTTTTTGTTGATGAAATTGATGCTGTTGGAAGGCAAAGAGGTACTGGAATTGGCGGAGGGAATGATGAAAGAGAACAGACCCTCAATCAACTTTTGACAGAAATGGATGGATTTGAGGGTAATACCGGTATCATTGTCATTGCAGCTACTAACAGAGTTGACATTCTTGATTCTGCATTGTTAAGGCCAGGACGATTTGATAGACAG GTAACGGTTGATGTTCCAGATATACGGGGAAGGACTGAAATTTTAAAGGTTCATGGTAGCAATAAAAAGTTTGAAGCTGATGTTTCACTTGAGGTAATTGCTATGAGAACACCTGGTTTTAGTGGAGCAGATCTGGCAAACCTGCTGAATGAAGCTGCTATATTAGCTGGTCGGCGTGGAAAGACGGCAATTTCTTCCAAAGAGATCGATGATTCTATTGATAGGATTGTGGCTGGAATGGAAGGAACTGTGATGACAGATGGAAAGAGCAAAAGCTTAGTGGCATATCATGAAGTTGGGCATGCTATTTGTGG AACTTTGACTCCTGGTCATGATCCTGTACAAAAAGTAACCTTAGTTCCTCGCGGGCAAGCTCGTGGTCTTACTTGGTTCATTCCTGCTGATGACCCAACTCTGATCTCTAAACAACAACTCTTTGCAAGAATTGTTGGTGGACTAGGTGGCAGAGCAGCAGAGGAAGTTATTTTTGGTGAGTCTGAGGTTACAACTGGAGCAGTCGGTGATTTGCAGCAAATAACCAGTTTGGCCAAGCAG ATGGTAACCACATTTGGAATGTCTGATATTGGTCCTTGGTCACTCGTGGACTCATCAGCTCAAAGTGATGTTATCATGAGAATGATGGCAAGAAACTCAATGTCAGAAAAGCTTGCTGAAGACATTGATGCTGCTGTCAAGAGACTCTCAGATGAAGCATATGAAATTGCGTTGAGCCAAATAAGGAGCAACCGCGAGGCGATTGACAAGATTGTGGAAGTTCTATTGGAGACTGAGACAATGTCTGGAGATGAATTCCGAGCTCTCCTGTCcgagtttgttgaaattcctGCTGAAAATCGGGTCCCTCCTTCAACTCCCTCACCAGTTGCTGTTTGA